In a single window of the Streptomyces sp. HUAS ZL42 genome:
- a CDS encoding aspartate-semialdehyde dehydrogenase, with amino-acid sequence MARTGRPTLAVVGATGAVGTVMLQILSQRADIWGEIRLIASPRSAGRKLAVRGEEVEVLALAEEAFDGVDVAMFDVPDEVSAQWAPIAAAKGAVVVDNSGAFRMEPDVPLVVPEVNPHAARIRPRGIVANPNCTTMSMIVALGALHAEFGLRELVVSSYQAVSGAGRAGVETLRQQLSLVAGTELGTSPGDVRRAVGDNTGPFPEPVALNVVPWAGSLRADGWSSEEMKVRDESRKILGLPDLPVAVTCVRVPVVTTHSLTVHARFQGEVTVGGAREILATAPGVVLFDDPAAGEFPTPADVVGTDPTWVGRVRRALDDPTALELFVCGDNLRKGAALNTAQIAELVAAELS; translated from the coding sequence ATGGCGCGGACCGGGCGACCGACCCTCGCGGTCGTGGGAGCGACCGGTGCCGTCGGCACGGTCATGCTCCAGATCCTGTCCCAGCGCGCGGACATCTGGGGCGAGATCCGTCTGATCGCCTCGCCGCGCTCGGCCGGCCGCAAGCTGGCCGTGCGCGGCGAGGAGGTCGAGGTACTGGCGCTGGCGGAGGAGGCCTTCGACGGGGTCGACGTCGCCATGTTCGACGTGCCCGACGAGGTCTCGGCGCAGTGGGCGCCGATCGCCGCCGCCAAGGGCGCGGTGGTCGTCGACAACTCCGGCGCGTTCCGGATGGAACCCGATGTGCCGCTCGTCGTGCCCGAGGTCAATCCGCACGCGGCCCGCATCCGGCCGCGGGGCATCGTCGCCAACCCCAACTGCACGACCATGTCGATGATCGTCGCCCTGGGCGCGCTGCACGCCGAGTTCGGGCTGCGCGAGCTGGTGGTGTCGTCGTACCAGGCGGTGAGCGGGGCCGGGCGCGCCGGTGTGGAGACGCTGCGCCAGCAGCTGTCCCTGGTCGCCGGTACGGAACTGGGGACCAGCCCCGGTGACGTACGGCGGGCCGTCGGCGACAACACCGGACCGTTCCCGGAGCCGGTCGCGCTGAACGTCGTGCCGTGGGCCGGGTCGCTCAGGGCGGACGGCTGGTCGTCGGAGGAGATGAAGGTGCGGGACGAGTCCCGCAAGATCCTCGGACTGCCCGACCTGCCCGTCGCCGTGACGTGCGTGCGCGTGCCGGTGGTCACCACGCACTCGCTGACCGTCCACGCCCGCTTCCAGGGCGAGGTCACGGTCGGCGGGGCCAGGGAGATCCTCGCCACAGCACCCGGTGTGGTCCTTTTCGACGATCCGGCCGCCGGGGAGTTCCCCACGCCCGCCGACGTGGTCGGCACCGACCCCACGTGGGTCGGGCGGGTGCGCCGGGCGCTCGACGACCCCACGGCCCTCGAACTCTTCGTTTGCGGCGACAACCTGCGCAAAGGGGCCGCGCTCAACACCGCGCAGATCGCGGAGCTGGTGGCGGCGGAGTTGTCGTGA
- a CDS encoding aspartate kinase, with product MGLVVQKYGGSSVADAEGIKRVAKRIVEAKKNGHQVVAVVSAMGDTTDELIDLAGQVSPMPAGRELDMLLTAGERISMALLAMAIKNLGHQAQSFTGSQAGVITDSVHNKARIIDVTPGRIRDSLDEGNIAIVAGFQGVSQDSKDITTLGRGGSDTTAVALAAALDAEVCEIYTDVDGVFTADPRVVKKARKIDWISFEDMLELASSGSKVLLHRCVEYARRYNIPIHVRSSFSGLQGTWVSSEPVVQKQGDKQVEQAIISGVAHDTSEAKITVVGVPDKPGEAAAIFRTVSDAEINIDMIVQNVSAASTGLTDISFTLPKAEGRKAIDALEKNKAGIGFESLRYDDQIGKISLVGAGMKTNPGVTADFFTALSDAGVNIELISTSEIRISVVTRADDVGEAVRAVHTAFGLDSDSDEAVVYGGTGR from the coding sequence GTGGGCCTTGTCGTGCAGAAGTACGGAGGCTCCTCCGTAGCCGATGCCGAGGGCATCAAGCGCGTCGCCAAGCGGATCGTGGAAGCGAAGAAGAACGGTCACCAGGTGGTGGCCGTCGTTTCCGCGATGGGCGACACGACGGACGAGCTGATCGATCTCGCCGGGCAGGTTTCCCCGATGCCTGCCGGGCGCGAGCTCGACATGCTGCTGACCGCCGGGGAGCGGATCTCCATGGCCCTGCTGGCCATGGCGATCAAAAACCTGGGCCACCAGGCCCAGAGCTTCACCGGCAGCCAGGCAGGTGTCATCACCGACTCGGTCCACAACAAAGCGCGGATCATCGACGTGACGCCGGGCCGGATCCGTGACTCGCTGGACGAGGGCAACATCGCCATCGTCGCCGGTTTCCAGGGCGTCAGCCAGGACTCCAAGGACATCACCACCCTCGGGCGCGGCGGCTCCGACACCACGGCCGTCGCATTGGCCGCCGCGCTCGACGCCGAGGTCTGCGAGATCTACACCGACGTCGACGGGGTGTTCACCGCCGACCCGCGTGTGGTGAAGAAGGCCCGGAAGATCGACTGGATCTCCTTCGAGGACATGCTCGAGCTGGCCTCGTCCGGGTCCAAGGTGCTGCTCCACCGCTGTGTGGAGTACGCCCGCCGCTACAACATCCCGATCCACGTCCGCTCGTCCTTCAGCGGGCTGCAGGGCACGTGGGTCAGCAGCGAGCCAGTCGTTCAGAAGCAAGGGGACAAGCAGGTGGAGCAGGCCATCATCTCCGGTGTCGCGCACGACACCTCCGAGGCCAAGATCACGGTCGTGGGCGTGCCGGACAAGCCGGGCGAGGCCGCCGCGATCTTCCGCACGGTCTCCGACGCCGAGATCAACATCGACATGATCGTGCAGAACGTGTCCGCCGCCTCCACCGGGCTGACGGACATCTCCTTCACGCTCCCCAAGGCCGAGGGCCGCAAGGCCATCGACGCCCTGGAGAAGAACAAGGCCGGCATCGGCTTCGAATCGCTGCGCTACGACGACCAGATCGGCAAGATCTCCCTGGTCGGCGCGGGCATGAAGACGAACCCGGGCGTCACGGCCGACTTCTTCACGGCCCTGTCCGACGCCGGTGTGAACATCGAGCTGATCTCGACCTCCGAGATCCGTATCTCGGTCGTCACGCGCGCCGACGACGTGGGCGAGGCCGTCCGCGCCGTGCACACCGCGTTCGGGCTCGACTCCGACAGCGACGAGGCCGTCGTCTACGGAGGCACAGGCCGCTGA
- a CDS encoding TSUP family transporter: MTGGWTGDALLAGIVLLGSCVQWLTGMGFALVAVPALVLLLGPAEGVVLANCAAGAISVVGLAGGWRRVRAGAMVPLCAAAACTVPAGAWLTRQLPEPALLLVMGGLVTAAVLLVMRGARVPALGGTKGAVAAGALGGFMNSAAGVGGPPVSLYAINAGWTVREFVPNAQFYGVVVNAFSVAANGVPELSAPGWTSVVAAIAAGALIGRGLAGRIPEKQARLLVLSLALGGGVTAVGKGVWGL; the protein is encoded by the coding sequence ATGACGGGGGGATGGACGGGCGACGCGCTCCTGGCCGGCATCGTGCTGCTGGGCTCCTGCGTGCAGTGGCTCACCGGGATGGGGTTCGCGCTGGTCGCCGTACCGGCACTGGTGCTGCTGCTGGGCCCGGCCGAGGGAGTCGTCCTGGCCAACTGCGCGGCGGGCGCCATCAGTGTCGTCGGGCTGGCGGGCGGCTGGCGGCGCGTGCGGGCGGGCGCGATGGTCCCGCTGTGCGCGGCGGCGGCGTGCACGGTGCCGGCGGGAGCCTGGCTCACCCGCCAACTGCCGGAACCTGCCCTGCTGTTGGTGATGGGCGGCCTGGTGACGGCCGCCGTCCTGCTGGTCATGCGAGGCGCCCGGGTACCCGCCTTGGGGGGCACGAAGGGGGCGGTCGCGGCAGGAGCGTTGGGCGGGTTCATGAACTCGGCGGCGGGGGTCGGGGGGCCACCGGTGTCGCTGTATGCCATCAACGCGGGCTGGACGGTACGGGAGTTCGTGCCGAACGCGCAGTTCTACGGGGTGGTGGTGAACGCGTTCTCGGTGGCGGCGAACGGGGTGCCGGAGCTGAGCGCGCCCGGATGGACGTCCGTCGTGGCCGCGATCGCCGCGGGGGCGTTGATCGGCAGGGGGCTTGCGGGACGGATACCGGAGAAGCAAGCCCGACTGCTGGTGCTGTCGCTGGCGTTGGGGGGTGGGGTGACGGCCGTGGGGAAGGGCGTGTGGGGGCTGTGA